One part of the Glycine soja cultivar W05 chromosome 11, ASM419377v2, whole genome shotgun sequence genome encodes these proteins:
- the LOC114377008 gene encoding thymidylate kinase, with protein sequence MIYGTCVTASKSLIFRALVLQKPLNFQVKFSSKCFPTKIRMESNLNHSIEGNNKASRGALVVLEGLDRSGKSSQCSRLVSFLEGQGISAELWRFPDRTTNVGQMISAYLTNTSQLDDHTIHLLFSANRWEKRSLMESKLKTGTTLIVDRYSYSGVAFSSAKGLDFEWCKVPEIGLPAPDVVVYLDISPEKAAERGGYGGERYEKLEFQKKVADWYKVLHDVSWKDVDACQPIEDVEKQLQEIVLDCVTECRKGKPLSTLWSK encoded by the exons ATGATCTATGGCACTTGTGTCACAGCTTCCAAGTCACT GATTTTCAGAGCGTTAGTGTTGCAGAAGCCATTAAATTTTCAAGTAAAATTCTCCTCCAAGTGTTTTCCTACGAAGATAAGAATGGAAAGTAATCTTAATCATAGCATAGAGGGCAACAATAAAGCGTCTAGGGGTGCCTTGGTTGTCCTAGAAGGCTTGGATCGTTCTGGGAAGTCTTCTCAGTGTAGCAGGCTAGTGTCCTTCTTGGAGGGACAAGGGATCTCTGCTGAATTATGGAGATTTCCCGACAGAACTACAAATGTTGGGCAAATGATATCTGCCTATCTAACTAACACATCTCAGTTGGATGATCATACTATTCATCTCCTCTTCAGCGCTAATCGTTGGGAAAAGAG GTCATTGATGGAATCAAAACTGAAAACTGGAACAACCCTCATTGTTGACCGTTATTCTTATTCTGGGGTGGCTTTCTCATCTGCCAAGGGACTTGATTTTGAATGGTGTAAG gTCCCAGAGATTGGATTGCCAGCACCAGATGTGGTAGTATACCTTGACATATCTCCAGAG AAAGCTGCAGAAAGAGGAGGGTATGGAGGTGAGAGATATGAAAAGCTGGAGTTTCAGAAGAAAGTTGCTGATTGGTACAAAGTTCTTCATGATGTTTCCTGGAAG GATGTTGATGCTTGCCAACCCATAGAAGATGTGGAGAAACAGTTGCAAGAGATTGTTCTTGATTGTGTCACAGAATGCCGGAAGGGGAAGCCCCTTTCCACCTTGTGGTCGAAGTAG